One window from the genome of Acuticoccus sp. I52.16.1 encodes:
- a CDS encoding extracellular solute-binding protein, which produces MERRIVRALGLVAFAAALAATPAAADYGLAMHGDVALERGEPLPYADPDAPRGGRAIFSVLGTFDNLNVLIPRGAYAPGLRDATFGNLVYESLLERNASEPFSLYGFLASDVSVPPDRSSVTFTIDERAAFSDGHPLSAEDVVFTYELLRAEGRPYMRQYYGKVEAVETPDARTVTFHFPAANDRELPLILGLMPILPKHATDVAAFGKTTFTPPIGTGPYVVGAVNPGRDLTFVRDPDYWGETHALNAGRYNFDEIVFRFFRDETAMFEAFKAGDTDFHQEGDAGRWTTGYTFPAMSDGRAVREVIPLGIPRGMYAFVFNTRRPPFDDIDVRAAMNLLFDFPWINANLFSGQLARTDSYFTASELAAPGHPASPGEQALLAPYPGAVLPGLMDGGWAPPTLDGSGRDRTAVREALRYFAAAGWEIRDRRLVDEAGEPFTFEVLVATRDDERLALAFQRLVRPIGIDMQVRYVDSTQYNARLLSFDFDMIRFYWPASLSPGNEQVNRWSREAAGLEGSFNFAGARSAAIDAMIEAMLAAQSREAFVDAVRALDRVLLSGLYVIPLYHTPAQWVAYASRLGHPEVQSLYGFELETWWVNP; this is translated from the coding sequence ATGGAACGACGGATTGTGCGCGCCCTCGGCCTGGTGGCCTTCGCCGCCGCGCTGGCCGCGACGCCCGCCGCCGCGGACTACGGCCTCGCCATGCACGGCGATGTGGCGCTGGAGCGGGGCGAGCCGCTCCCCTACGCCGATCCGGACGCGCCGCGCGGCGGCCGTGCGATCTTCTCCGTGCTCGGCACGTTCGACAATCTGAACGTCCTGATCCCGCGCGGGGCCTACGCGCCCGGCCTGCGGGACGCGACCTTCGGCAACCTCGTCTACGAGAGCCTGCTGGAGCGCAACGCCAGCGAGCCCTTCTCGCTCTATGGTTTCCTCGCGTCGGACGTCTCCGTCCCGCCGGACCGCAGCTCGGTCACCTTCACGATCGACGAACGCGCCGCCTTCTCGGACGGGCACCCGCTGAGCGCCGAGGACGTCGTCTTCACCTACGAGCTCCTGCGCGCCGAGGGCCGGCCCTACATGCGCCAGTACTACGGCAAGGTGGAAGCGGTGGAGACGCCGGACGCGCGGACCGTGACCTTCCACTTCCCCGCCGCGAACGACCGCGAACTGCCGCTGATCCTGGGCCTGATGCCGATCCTGCCGAAACACGCGACCGACGTTGCGGCGTTCGGCAAGACGACCTTCACCCCGCCCATCGGCACCGGGCCCTACGTGGTGGGCGCCGTCAATCCCGGCCGCGACCTGACGTTCGTGCGCGACCCGGATTATTGGGGCGAGACCCACGCGTTGAACGCCGGGCGCTACAATTTCGACGAGATCGTGTTCCGCTTCTTCCGCGACGAGACGGCGATGTTCGAGGCCTTCAAGGCCGGCGACACCGACTTCCACCAGGAAGGCGACGCCGGGCGCTGGACGACGGGCTATACCTTCCCCGCCATGAGCGACGGACGGGCGGTGCGCGAGGTGATCCCGCTCGGTATCCCGCGCGGCATGTACGCCTTCGTCTTCAACACCCGCCGCCCGCCGTTTGACGACATCGACGTGCGCGCGGCGATGAACCTCCTGTTCGACTTCCCCTGGATCAACGCCAATCTCTTCTCCGGCCAGCTCGCCCGGACCGACAGCTACTTCACCGCCTCCGAGCTCGCCGCCCCCGGCCACCCCGCCAGCCCCGGCGAACAGGCCCTCCTCGCCCCCTACCCCGGCGCCGTGCTGCCGGGCTTGATGGACGGCGGCTGGGCACCGCCGACGCTCGACGGCTCGGGCAGAGACCGCACCGCCGTGCGCGAGGCGCTGCGCTACTTCGCCGCCGCCGGCTGGGAGATCCGCGACCGGCGCCTCGTCGACGAGGCCGGCGAGCCGTTCACGTTCGAGGTGCTGGTGGCCACGCGCGACGACGAGCGTCTGGCCCTCGCCTTCCAGCGGCTGGTGCGCCCGATCGGCATCGACATGCAGGTCCGCTATGTCGATTCCACGCAGTACAACGCCCGTCTCCTGTCGTTCGATTTCGACATGATCCGCTTCTACTGGCCGGCGTCCCTCTCACCCGGCAACGAGCAGGTGAACCGCTGGTCCCGGGAGGCGGCGGGACTGGAAGGTTCGTTCAACTTCGCCGGCGCCCGGTCGGCGGCGATCGACGCGATGATCGAGGCGATGCTGGCCGCACAATCGCGTGAGGCCTTCGTCGACGCGGTGCGCGCGCTCGACCGCGTTCTGCTGTCGGGCCTATATGTCATTCCGCTCTATCATACGCCGGCGCAGTGGGTGGCCTACGCCTCGCGCCTGGGACATCCGGAGGTTCAGAGCCTCTACGGATTCGAACTCGAGACCTGGTGGGTCAACCCATGA